Proteins co-encoded in one Bacteroidales bacterium genomic window:
- a CDS encoding aminoacyl-histidine dipeptidase translates to MGNVLSNLKPAALWKNFEDICGIPHPSKHEEKIREHVLNWAKEHNLAVIVDEVGNVIVSKPATPGMENRKGIILQAHLDMVPQKNSDTQHDFLTDPILPRIVDGWVHATGTTLGADNGIGMAAAMAVMEATDLVHGPLEMLLTVDEETGMTGAFGLKAGLLKGEILLNLDTEEEGDLCVGCAGGTNANMTFTFTNEPVTDDVEAFKISVKGLKGGHSGVDIHLERANSNKLLNRILWHAYYNLGLRLSGIDGGSLRNAIPRESFAVVTLPKTNVEKFKKFVKELTQIVINEYKNVETDITILVEPSEKPASWIDNKTTANLLNAIYATPNGVIRDSQDMKGLVETSTNLAIVKSENNEVKIQCLLRSSVDSAKDDLEKMFAAVYNLAGAAYVFEGKYPGWKPNMDSPILKEMLLAYEKQFGNKPHISAIHAGLECGLLGGVYKNWDMISFGPTINYPHSPDEKVNIPSVEKFWAFLTETLKNAPKKDVA, encoded by the coding sequence ATGGGAAATGTACTTAGTAATTTGAAACCTGCCGCTTTATGGAAAAACTTTGAGGATATCTGCGGCATTCCTCATCCTTCAAAACACGAAGAAAAAATTCGCGAACATGTCCTGAACTGGGCCAAAGAGCATAATCTTGCCGTTATTGTTGACGAAGTAGGAAATGTCATCGTTAGCAAACCTGCAACACCGGGTATGGAAAACCGTAAAGGAATTATTTTACAGGCGCACCTCGATATGGTGCCTCAGAAAAATTCTGATACCCAGCATGATTTTCTGACTGACCCTATCCTTCCACGAATAGTTGACGGCTGGGTACATGCCACCGGAACTACTTTAGGTGCTGATAACGGTATCGGCATGGCAGCCGCCATGGCTGTAATGGAAGCAACTGACCTGGTTCACGGACCATTGGAAATGTTGCTCACTGTAGATGAAGAAACAGGTATGACCGGAGCTTTTGGTTTGAAAGCCGGGCTTCTGAAAGGCGAAATTTTGCTGAATCTGGATACGGAAGAAGAAGGCGATTTATGTGTGGGTTGTGCCGGAGGTACCAACGCAAACATGACATTTACTTTCACCAATGAACCTGTAACAGACGATGTGGAAGCGTTTAAAATAAGCGTAAAAGGTTTGAAAGGCGGCCACTCTGGTGTGGACATCCATTTGGAAAGAGCCAATTCAAACAAACTGCTGAACCGTATTTTATGGCATGCATATTACAATCTGGGCCTGCGTTTGTCAGGTATTGACGGCGGAAGCCTGCGGAACGCCATCCCGCGTGAGTCATTTGCTGTGGTAACATTACCCAAAACCAACGTTGAAAAATTCAAGAAGTTTGTTAAGGAATTAACACAAATCGTAATTAACGAATATAAAAATGTGGAAACCGACATCACGATACTTGTTGAACCATCCGAAAAACCTGCTTCATGGATTGATAATAAAACAACCGCCAACCTGCTGAATGCCATTTATGCCACTCCTAACGGCGTCATCCGCGACAGCCAGGATATGAAAGGACTTGTGGAAACATCCACCAATCTGGCTATTGTAAAATCAGAAAATAATGAAGTAAAAATACAGTGTTTACTCAGAAGTTCTGTTGATTCTGCAAAGGACGACCTCGAAAAAATGTTTGCCGCCGTTTATAACCTGGCCGGAGCAGCATATGTTTTTGAAGGAAAATACCCGGGATGGAAACCCAATATGGATTCTCCGATACTCAAAGAAATGCTGCTGGCTTACGAAAAACAATTCGGGAACAAACCACATATCAGCGCCATACACGCCGGTCTGGAGTGTGGCCTTCTTGGAGGTGTTTATAAAAACTGGGACATGATTTCTTTTGGCCCGACAATTAATTACCCGCATTCGCCGGATGAAAAAGTCAATATTCCTTCTGTAGAAAAATTTTGGGCATTTTTAACCGAAACATTAAAAAATGCTCCGAAGAAAGACGTCGCTTAA
- a CDS encoding OmpA family protein, with the protein MKTSKAILLLFFAALLFTSCVSSKKFQELQSNHKNCLEENSLMKSKNLEYSTKINELTSANDRLKKQNERLLSDSSITGANLRELTKKYDDLSAAYDTLLDNNLKLMKGNKYETQKLISELEKTKEILQKKEDELKKLENELNTKLSKLNEMQATLDEKQQKLHELQSILDKKDSAVNALKNKVSEALLGYENKGLTIKQKNGKVYVSMDESLLFASGKYEVSAKGTDALKKLAKVLETNTDINIMVEGHTDNVPYKGTDQILDNWDLSVKRATTVVRILVSGSKIAPVRITAAGRSEYYPVDAVNSSEARSKNRRTEIILTPKLDELFKIIESN; encoded by the coding sequence ATGAAAACATCAAAAGCCATTTTGCTTTTATTTTTTGCAGCCCTGCTTTTCACATCCTGTGTTTCGTCAAAAAAATTTCAGGAATTGCAATCAAACCATAAAAACTGCCTGGAAGAAAACAGCCTGATGAAAAGTAAAAACCTTGAATATTCAACAAAAATTAATGAGCTCACTTCAGCAAACGACAGGCTTAAAAAACAAAATGAGCGTTTGTTGTCTGATTCATCAATTACCGGCGCTAATTTACGCGAGCTGACAAAAAAATACGATGACTTATCTGCTGCTTATGATACCCTTCTGGACAATAACCTGAAATTGATGAAAGGGAATAAATATGAAACCCAAAAGCTGATTTCGGAACTTGAAAAAACAAAAGAAATCCTGCAAAAAAAAGAAGATGAACTGAAGAAATTGGAAAACGAACTCAACACCAAACTATCTAAACTGAATGAAATGCAGGCAACACTTGATGAGAAACAGCAAAAACTTCATGAGCTACAATCCATTCTTGACAAAAAGGACTCTGCCGTAAATGCGTTAAAGAACAAAGTATCAGAAGCCTTATTGGGTTATGAAAATAAAGGCCTTACCATTAAACAGAAAAACGGAAAAGTTTATGTGTCCATGGACGAATCGCTTTTGTTTGCATCCGGAAAATATGAAGTTTCTGCCAAAGGTACTGATGCTTTGAAAAAACTTGCAAAAGTTCTTGAAACCAATACAGATATCAATATCATGGTGGAAGGGCATACGGACAATGTACCTTATAAGGGGACAGACCAAATTCTTGATAACTGGGACCTGAGTGTGAAACGCGCCACAACGGTAGTACGTATCCTGGTTTCGGGCTCCAAAATTGCACCGGTGCGCATCACGGCTGCAGGCCGCAGCGAATACTATCCCGTGGATGCTGTAAACTCCTCTGAAGCCCGCAGCAAAAACCGCCGCACAGAAATTATTTTAACTCCAAAACTTGACGAACTGTTTAAAATTATTGAAAGTAATTAA
- a CDS encoding exodeoxyribonuclease III has protein sequence MRKIVTYNVNGIRAALSKGLLEWIHNVNPDIVCFQETKAQPDQIPVLEFEAAGYHNYWFSAKKKGYSGVGILTKHKPDNIIYGMNIQKYDDEGRMLRVDFGDISVISVYHPSGSSGDERQAFKMIWLEDFLEWVSELKKTRPNLVICGDYNICHKPLDIHDPIRNATSSGFLPEEREWLSKFIDSGFIDSFREFNQEPHQYTWWSFRANARAKNLGWRIDYQMVSEPIKHLMKRAVILPEAKHSDHCPTLLEMDF, from the coding sequence GTGCTGCTTTGTCAAAAGGATTGTTGGAGTGGATACATAATGTAAACCCAGATATTGTATGTTTTCAGGAAACCAAGGCACAGCCCGACCAGATACCTGTGCTTGAATTTGAAGCTGCCGGATACCATAATTACTGGTTTTCGGCAAAGAAAAAAGGATACAGCGGTGTTGGGATTCTTACCAAACATAAGCCAGACAATATTATTTACGGCATGAACATTCAGAAATATGATGATGAAGGGCGGATGTTGCGTGTTGATTTTGGAGATATTTCTGTTATAAGTGTCTATCATCCTTCAGGTTCCAGTGGCGATGAAAGGCAGGCATTTAAAATGATATGGCTTGAGGACTTTCTGGAATGGGTGAGCGAACTTAAAAAAACAAGGCCCAATCTTGTTATTTGCGGCGATTATAACATTTGTCATAAACCTTTAGACATACACGACCCCATACGAAATGCTACCAGTTCGGGCTTTTTACCTGAAGAAAGGGAGTGGCTTTCTAAATTTATAGATTCAGGGTTTATTGACTCTTTCAGAGAATTCAACCAAGAGCCCCATCAATACACCTGGTGGAGTTTTAGGGCAAATGCACGGGCGAAAAATCTGGGATGGAGAATTGATTACCAGATGGTAAGTGAACCTATAAAACACCTTATGAAACGGGCTGTAATTCTTCCCGAGGCAAAACATTCCGACCACTGCCCTACATTACTGGAAATGGATTTTTAA